One region of Hydrogenobaculum sp. Y04AAS1 genomic DNA includes:
- the gltB gene encoding glutamate synthase large subunit, which produces MQEKDSCGVGFICDVNGKKSNKIVKYGIEAVKNLTHRGAVGADGKTGDGAGILIQIPHKFFKKEIDRLGFEISSIENLGVGVLFLKNNDTSKVEDIAKKMGFKLIGFRDVPIDKSALGKSALETMPVIKQILLDLEGIEHKELALYFLRKSLKKELKIYIPSLSSKTMVYKGMFVAYQIDHFYKDLEDEDIESSICLFHQRYSTNTFPNWNLAQPFRYLAHNGEINTINGNRNWMMAIQSELYHKLLEDNIKLIKPIVEYDESDSASLDKVFELLVLTEYPVEHAINMLIPPAWENDDTLKDDIRAFFEYKSLLMKPWDGPAAIVFTDGVKVGAHLDRNGLRPSRYIITKDNIVILGSEVGMVNIDPKDIKESSRLSPGDTILIDTHSKSLKTTQEILEGISKKNPYKKWIEENLVRLEDIIKDRTLEDEHVDKDILTRLQAYFGYTTEELKNQIDYMAKEGKEYTFSMGDDTPLPPLNEKPVLIFRYFKQRFAQVTNPPVDSIRERFVMSLKMNLGHKRNFLIETPEHARRFQIDSPVLLPYHIKAIENQKNFKVKRISLCYPKHRSDNIQALQDLKGFERVSDILMDAVYEGIPIVDLKIGLEVLAHLVEQAVKEGADIIILSDKGVDEKNVAIPSLLGVSASVRHLAKLGLSQKVSFIVETAEVRDTHSLACLIGYGASAVYPYLLYETLYHTYPENYEQMLKNYKKALEDGILKIMAKMGIATLNSYQGAEIFDSVCLNKDFVDEYFTGTPVTLEADGIEQIEESIIKRHDFAFNSEKPTLDYGGDLKFRKGGVYHAWSPHVVRALHKYLETLDYKDYLEFSKIANEEHPTFIHHLLDYKKAKSPIPIEEVEPEEEILKRFVTGAMSLGALSPEAHEVLAMATNMLGMKSNSGEGGEDPERYFTEKNSAIKQVASGRFGVTPTYLASATDIEIKIAQGAKPGEGGQLPGKKVSPYIAKIRYAQEGITLISPPPHHDIYSIEDLAQLINDLKKTNPKARISVKLVSESGIGTIASGVAKAYADIVQVSGTEGGTGASPLSSIKNAGNYWEIGLYDTVKTLMENGLRDRVSVRVDGGFRTGKDVIIGALLGAEEFGFGTAAMIAEGCVMARQCHLNTCPTGVTTQDAKLRAKFSGTKEGVAAYFRALAKEVREILSSMGYRSLNDIIGRLELLQPKESRLKLDVFTKGYPKDAPRFRTFERNDNPEKTLNDFIAEELEEFIKSQTPVERYYKITNIDRSVGATISYYTAIYHRDKGLPPTTLNLYFEGVAGQSFGAFNHKGINLFLKGMANDYVGKGMHGGIISIKPFYYADKPFVLAGNTILYGATGGELYIAGSVGERFAVRNSGAKAVVEGVGHHALEYMTGGVVVNIGNFGYNVGAGMTGGMAYFYDKEGVLEKHINTSYVLVQDITEEDIELIRSMLESHVKYTDSPKAKEILEGGFDAFKKIMPIELCVRSESSDECVQKV; this is translated from the coding sequence ATGCAAGAAAAAGACTCTTGCGGTGTCGGTTTTATTTGCGATGTAAACGGTAAAAAATCCAATAAGATTGTAAAATATGGTATTGAAGCTGTCAAGAATCTAACTCATAGAGGAGCGGTTGGTGCTGATGGTAAAACCGGAGACGGTGCTGGCATACTAATACAAATACCTCATAAATTTTTCAAAAAAGAGATAGATAGGCTTGGTTTTGAGATATCTTCTATAGAAAACCTTGGAGTAGGTGTTTTATTTTTGAAAAACAACGATACATCAAAAGTAGAAGACATAGCCAAAAAAATGGGCTTTAAACTGATAGGTTTTAGAGATGTGCCCATAGATAAATCTGCCCTTGGTAAAAGTGCCCTTGAGACGATGCCTGTTATAAAACAAATACTTCTTGATTTGGAAGGCATAGAACACAAAGAGCTTGCTTTGTATTTTCTTCGTAAAAGCCTAAAAAAAGAGCTTAAAATATACATACCTTCTTTGTCTTCTAAAACGATGGTTTATAAAGGTATGTTTGTGGCTTATCAGATAGATCATTTTTACAAAGATTTGGAAGATGAAGATATAGAATCTTCCATATGCCTATTTCATCAAAGGTATTCTACAAACACGTTTCCAAACTGGAATCTGGCACAGCCTTTTAGATATTTAGCTCACAACGGCGAGATAAACACCATAAACGGCAATAGAAACTGGATGATGGCTATTCAATCTGAGCTTTACCATAAGCTTTTGGAAGACAACATAAAACTCATAAAACCTATAGTAGAGTATGATGAAAGTGATTCTGCTTCTTTGGATAAAGTTTTTGAGCTTTTAGTATTAACAGAGTACCCAGTAGAACACGCTATCAATATGCTAATACCACCTGCTTGGGAAAACGATGATACGCTAAAAGATGATATAAGGGCATTCTTTGAATACAAATCTTTACTTATGAAACCTTGGGATGGACCAGCTGCTATCGTATTTACAGACGGTGTGAAAGTAGGTGCTCACTTAGATAGAAATGGACTAAGACCCTCAAGATACATAATCACAAAAGACAACATAGTAATACTTGGTTCTGAAGTGGGCATGGTAAATATAGACCCCAAAGATATAAAAGAAAGCTCAAGACTTTCTCCTGGTGATACCATCCTCATAGATACTCATTCTAAAAGCCTAAAAACCACCCAAGAAATACTAGAAGGTATATCAAAGAAAAATCCATACAAAAAATGGATAGAAGAAAATCTGGTAAGGCTTGAGGATATCATAAAAGATAGAACATTAGAAGATGAGCATGTAGACAAAGATATACTTACACGCTTACAAGCTTATTTTGGATATACTACAGAAGAGCTTAAAAATCAAATAGACTACATGGCAAAGGAAGGTAAAGAATATACATTCTCAATGGGGGACGATACACCGCTACCTCCTTTAAACGAAAAGCCGGTGCTCATATTTAGATACTTTAAGCAAAGGTTTGCTCAAGTTACGAACCCTCCTGTAGATTCTATAAGAGAACGCTTTGTTATGAGCTTGAAGATGAATTTAGGGCATAAGAGAAACTTTCTCATAGAAACTCCGGAGCATGCCAGAAGATTTCAAATAGACTCTCCGGTGCTTTTGCCATATCACATAAAAGCCATAGAAAACCAGAAAAATTTTAAAGTAAAGCGCATATCCTTATGCTATCCAAAACATAGAAGCGATAATATACAGGCCCTTCAAGATTTAAAAGGTTTCGAAAGGGTTTCAGATATATTGATGGACGCTGTTTATGAAGGTATACCTATTGTAGACTTAAAAATAGGTTTAGAGGTTCTTGCTCATTTAGTAGAGCAAGCTGTAAAAGAAGGTGCAGATATAATAATTCTTTCCGATAAAGGTGTTGATGAAAAAAATGTAGCTATACCAAGTCTTTTGGGCGTTAGCGCATCTGTTAGACATCTTGCTAAGCTCGGTTTATCGCAAAAGGTAAGCTTTATAGTAGAAACCGCTGAAGTAAGAGATACACATTCTCTTGCATGTCTTATAGGATACGGAGCATCTGCGGTTTATCCATATCTTCTTTACGAAACCTTGTATCACACTTATCCTGAAAACTACGAACAGATGTTGAAAAATTATAAAAAAGCCCTTGAAGATGGTATTCTCAAGATAATGGCTAAGATGGGTATAGCTACTTTAAACTCTTATCAAGGGGCTGAGATATTTGACTCCGTATGTCTTAACAAGGATTTTGTGGATGAGTATTTTACGGGCACTCCCGTTACGTTAGAAGCGGATGGTATAGAGCAAATAGAAGAATCTATTATAAAAAGACATGATTTTGCTTTTAACAGCGAAAAACCAACCCTTGATTATGGGGGTGATTTGAAGTTTAGAAAAGGCGGTGTTTACCACGCTTGGTCTCCTCATGTGGTAAGAGCTCTTCATAAGTATTTGGAAACCCTTGATTATAAAGATTATCTTGAATTTTCTAAGATCGCCAACGAAGAGCATCCAACGTTTATACATCATCTTTTGGATTATAAAAAAGCTAAAAGCCCAATACCTATAGAAGAGGTAGAACCCGAAGAAGAGATACTAAAGCGTTTTGTTACAGGTGCTATGTCTTTGGGAGCGCTTTCTCCAGAAGCTCATGAAGTACTTGCAATGGCTACCAATATGCTTGGTATGAAATCAAACAGCGGTGAAGGTGGAGAAGACCCAGAAAGGTATTTTACCGAGAAAAACAGCGCTATAAAACAAGTGGCTTCTGGTAGGTTTGGCGTGACACCTACTTATCTTGCTTCTGCCACCGATATAGAGATAAAAATAGCACAAGGGGCAAAACCCGGTGAAGGTGGTCAACTTCCTGGTAAAAAGGTAAGTCCCTACATAGCTAAGATAAGATATGCCCAAGAAGGGATAACCCTCATATCACCACCACCTCATCACGATATATACTCTATAGAGGATTTGGCACAGCTTATAAACGATCTTAAAAAAACAAATCCAAAGGCTCGTATATCTGTAAAGCTTGTTAGTGAATCTGGCATTGGCACCATTGCCTCTGGTGTTGCAAAAGCTTATGCTGATATCGTACAAGTGAGTGGTACCGAAGGAGGTACTGGAGCATCTCCTCTTAGCTCTATAAAAAATGCTGGTAACTATTGGGAAATAGGTCTTTACGATACCGTAAAAACCCTTATGGAAAACGGTTTAAGGGATAGGGTTAGCGTAAGGGTAGATGGTGGTTTTAGAACTGGTAAGGATGTGATAATAGGTGCTTTGTTGGGTGCAGAAGAGTTTGGTTTTGGTACCGCTGCCATGATAGCAGAAGGCTGCGTGATGGCCCGTCAATGCCACCTAAACACATGTCCTACAGGTGTGACTACCCAAGATGCAAAGTTAAGAGCTAAGTTTAGTGGAACAAAAGAGGGAGTGGCTGCTTATTTTAGGGCTTTGGCTAAGGAAGTAAGAGAGATACTCTCATCTATGGGATATAGAAGTCTAAACGATATAATAGGTCGTCTTGAGCTTTTACAACCAAAAGAATCTCGTTTAAAATTAGATGTGTTTACAAAAGGCTATCCAAAAGATGCTCCAAGGTTTAGGACCTTTGAAAGAAACGACAACCCTGAAAAAACTTTAAACGATTTTATAGCCGAAGAATTAGAAGAATTTATTAAAAGCCAAACACCAGTTGAAAGGTATTACAAAATCACAAACATAGATAGAAGCGTAGGGGCTACCATAAGTTATTATACGGCTATTTATCATAGGGATAAGGGCTTGCCACCGACCACATTGAACCTTTATTTTGAAGGTGTTGCAGGTCAAAGTTTTGGAGCTTTTAACCACAAAGGTATAAACTTATTTTTAAAAGGTATGGCAAACGATTATGTAGGAAAGGGAATGCACGGGGGCATCATATCTATAAAGCCGTTTTATTATGCTGATAAACCTTTTGTTTTGGCTGGAAACACGATCCTTTACGGAGCCACCGGTGGTGAGCTTTACATAGCTGGGTCTGTGGGTGAACGTTTTGCCGTTAGAAACAGTGGTGCAAAAGCGGTGGTAGAAGGAGTGGGTCATCATGCACTTGAGTATATGACCGGCGGCGTTGTCGTAAATATAGGGAATTTTGGCTACAACGTAGGTGCTGGTATGACTGGCGGCATGGCCTATTTCTACGACAAAGAAGGGGTTTTGGAAAAGCATATAAACACATCTTACGTACTGGTGCAAGATATAACCGAAGAAGATATAGAGCTTATAAGGTCTATGCTTGAATCCCATGTAAAATATACAGATAGCCCTAAAGCTAAAGAGATATTAGAAGGTGGATTTGATGCTTTTAAAAAGATTATGCCGATAGAGCTTTGTGTGAGGTCAGAGAGTTCAGACGAATGTGT
- a CDS encoding L-threonylcarbamoyladenylate synthase yields MAFDVKKINEEGVIDSAVYILNKNMPICSPTDTIYGVLALDNEEALELLYKIRRPSKKPFLRLLPDIAFLEMYGFKPNDKVFELSKLEGVSIIIKAQDKSLGFRIPQKGFIKELLDKLQKPILAPSCNKEGEPPAKSIEEAISYFKDEISLYIDSGFIESPPSTIVEIEQNTIKIVREGMSIDKVKELIEKY; encoded by the coding sequence ATGGCTTTTGATGTTAAAAAAATAAACGAAGAAGGCGTTATAGATAGCGCTGTATATATACTAAACAAAAACATGCCCATATGCTCTCCCACAGATACTATTTATGGAGTACTGGCTTTAGACAACGAAGAAGCTCTTGAGCTTCTTTACAAAATAAGAAGACCCTCAAAAAAACCGTTTCTTAGGCTTTTACCAGATATAGCTTTTTTAGAAATGTATGGATTTAAACCAAACGATAAAGTTTTTGAGTTATCTAAGTTAGAAGGTGTTAGTATCATAATAAAAGCCCAAGACAAAAGCTTAGGTTTTAGAATACCGCAAAAGGGTTTTATAAAAGAGCTTTTAGACAAACTTCAAAAACCTATTTTAGCACCCTCTTGCAACAAAGAAGGAGAACCTCCTGCAAAATCCATAGAAGAGGCTATAAGCTATTTCAAAGATGAAATATCCTTATACATAGATAGCGGTTTTATAGAAAGCCCACCTTCAACAATAGTAGAAATAGAACAAAACACCATAAAAATAGTAAGAGAAGGCATGTCTATAGATAAAGTAAAAGAGCTTATAGAGAAGTACTAG
- a CDS encoding metal-sensitive transcriptional regulator yields the protein METCKVYLSQEIGQELLSRLSKIEGQVRGLQKMIEEKRDCNEILVQLSAAKSALNSVAILLLEGHFNSCVKPSIEAGDMQAVENFIKAIKHLVKGGC from the coding sequence ATGGAAACCTGCAAAGTATATTTGTCTCAAGAGATAGGCCAAGAGTTGTTAAGTAGACTTTCAAAGATAGAGGGTCAAGTTAGAGGGCTTCAGAAAATGATAGAAGAAAAAAGGGATTGCAACGAAATACTTGTTCAATTATCTGCTGCAAAATCAGCGTTAAATAGCGTAGCCATTTTACTTCTCGAAGGACATTTTAACTCTTGTGTAAAACCAAGCATAGAAGCTGGAGACATGCAAGCTGTCGAAAACTTTATAAAAGCAATAAAACACTTGGTAAAAGGAGGCTGTTAA
- a CDS encoding cation transporter encodes MIRLKITGMTCEHCAQTVKKALESVENVKKAEVYFPQGYAEIDGRASITNLIEAVKKAGYGAEEVASFEVFIPKKRYA; translated from the coding sequence ATGATTAGACTAAAGATAACCGGCATGACATGTGAGCACTGTGCTCAAACTGTAAAAAAAGCGCTAGAAAGCGTAGAAAATGTAAAGAAAGCAGAGGTATATTTCCCTCAAGGTTATGCAGAGATAGATGGTCGCGCCTCAATAACAAACCTTATAGAAGCAGTTAAAAAAGCAGGTTATGGAGCTGAAGAAGTTGCATCTTTTGAGGTTTTTATTCCAAAAAAAAGATATGCATGA
- the merA gene encoding mercury(II) reductase, whose translation MELKKLHLLRFLFQKKDMHDIFILGGGSAAFAAAIKASDIGARVLVAENNIIGGTCLNRGCIPSKYLIEVANTFYTPNRNPFPGVELATGNLNIRNIIEKKEELLKELRKEKYWNVLEAYPQIEYRNLRGKFVDEGTALVGEDKVSFYKAIIATGSKPLIPSIKGIEKVRYYTSDNIFNIDHLPKHLIIIGGGAIGLELGQAFLRFGSKVTIVEYFQEIAMAQEPEIRTKLKEVLEKEGISILTNAEITNIWEEDGQITLELKHEENKTTIHGTDLLIATGREPNTKDIGLEATSVMTSTRGFIQANEFMQTTNENIYAAGDCVGKMMLVTVAAMEGGIAAENALLGNKKKADYLSVPNAIFTYPEVARVGMGELEARKQGLEVEVRTLDLSKVPRAALSLQTEGLIKMIVEKNTRKIIGVHILAPHGAEVIHKAVLSIKYGFTIEDIIQSIDVYPTLSEAIKLCAQSFKKDISKLSCCAE comes from the coding sequence ATGGAGCTGAAGAAGTTGCATCTTTTGAGGTTTTTATTCCAAAAAAAAGATATGCATGATATATTTATATTGGGTGGTGGCTCTGCAGCATTTGCCGCTGCTATAAAAGCCTCTGATATAGGAGCTAGGGTTTTGGTCGCGGAAAACAATATAATAGGAGGCACGTGCTTAAATAGAGGCTGCATACCTTCTAAATATTTAATAGAAGTTGCCAATACATTTTATACTCCAAATAGAAATCCATTTCCTGGGGTTGAGTTAGCAACTGGTAATTTAAACATAAGAAATATTATAGAAAAGAAAGAAGAGCTTTTAAAAGAGTTAAGGAAAGAAAAATATTGGAATGTTTTGGAAGCCTACCCACAAATAGAATATAGAAATCTTAGGGGAAAGTTTGTGGATGAAGGTACGGCTTTGGTGGGAGAAGATAAAGTAAGCTTCTATAAAGCTATAATAGCTACCGGTTCAAAACCGCTGATACCTTCTATAAAAGGAATTGAAAAAGTTAGATACTACACCAGCGATAACATATTTAACATAGACCATTTACCTAAACACCTAATAATTATAGGTGGAGGGGCCATAGGGCTTGAACTAGGGCAAGCGTTTCTTAGATTTGGCAGCAAAGTAACCATTGTAGAATATTTTCAAGAAATAGCCATGGCGCAAGAGCCTGAGATAAGAACTAAACTTAAAGAGGTTTTGGAAAAAGAGGGTATTAGCATATTGACAAATGCAGAGATTACCAACATATGGGAAGAAGATGGACAAATAACGCTGGAGCTAAAACATGAAGAAAACAAAACAACAATTCATGGTACAGATTTGCTAATAGCAACGGGCAGAGAACCAAATACAAAAGATATAGGCTTAGAAGCAACAAGTGTAATGACAAGCACAAGAGGTTTTATACAAGCTAACGAATTTATGCAAACTACCAACGAAAATATCTATGCGGCAGGAGATTGTGTTGGAAAGATGATGCTTGTAACAGTAGCGGCTATGGAAGGAGGGATAGCAGCTGAAAACGCCTTATTAGGAAACAAGAAAAAAGCAGATTATCTTTCAGTCCCAAATGCAATATTTACGTATCCAGAAGTCGCTAGAGTAGGTATGGGTGAGTTAGAAGCTAGAAAGCAAGGATTAGAGGTTGAGGTCAGAACACTTGATCTTTCTAAAGTACCCAGAGCAGCTCTTAGCTTACAAACAGAAGGTTTAATAAAGATGATAGTAGAGAAAAATACTAGAAAAATTATTGGGGTCCATATACTTGCCCCTCATGGAGCTGAGGTAATACATAAAGCTGTATTGTCAATAAAATATGGGTTTACTATAGAAGATATCATACAAAGCATTGATGTATACCCTACTCTCTCAGAAGCGATAAAACTTTGCGCTCAATCCTTTAAAAAGGACATATCTAAGCTTTCATGTTGCGCTGAATAG